A stretch of DNA from Streptomyces gobiensis:
CACTCCCTTGTAGCCGACCTCCGCGCGCAGGCTGTGCGCGAAGGCCTCGACGCCCGACTTGGACGCGCAGTAAGCGGTCATCATCGGCGCCGGAGTCATCGCGGCGAGCGAGGCTATCTGCAGGAAGTAGCCACGGGACTCCATCAGCACGGGCAAGAAGGCCCGCCCCGTGACCGCACCACCGATGAGGTTGACCTCGATGACCCGCCGCCAGGAGGCGGGGTCGGAGTCCAAAAACGGACCGCCCTGCGCCACACCGGCGTTGGCGACGACGACGTCCACCTTCCCGAAGCGGTCCTTCACTTCGAGCGCCACCTGCTCCATCGCCACATGGTCGGTGACATCGGCATGCCAGTAGTGGGAATCGGTGTCCAGCGCCCCGCTGACCTTCTTCAGCTGATCGGGCTCCAGCCCGATCAGCGCGATCTTCGCGCCCCGGGCGGCGAGCTTACGGGCCAGCAGCTCACCCACCCCACGCGCACCGCCGGTCACCACCGCGACCTGGCCCTCCAGGCTCCAACGCCTCATGGCTTCCCTGCCTCCTTCGCTACATCCGGCTCCGAACCCCGCTCCACATCCCGCTCCGAACCCCGCTCCATGTCCCGCTCCGTATCCCGCCCCGCATCGGTTGCCGCCAAGTGCTCGCGTACCAGCCCACCCAGCACGTCCGTCACGGCCTCCGGTGCCTCAATGGGGGTCATATGGCCAAGCCCTGCCAGCTCATGCAGCCCGGCGCAGTCGGGCAGCGCGGCGGCCAGCTCCCGGGCGTGCACGATGGGGGTGAGCCGGTCCTGGGTGCCGATGATGACCGCGGTGGGCGCGGTCAGTTCCGGTATCCTCGCCGCCAGATCGAGATCGCCCAGCACGGCGCCCCATGCGGCGCGCACGGTCCGGGGACAGGCGTGCACGATACGGGCGCAGGCCTCGACCTTGTCCGGGGCAGAACCGGGGCCCATCGTCGCGTACTTGACCGCCTTCTTGGAGATCGGTGTGACGGGCCCCATCGGCGCCCGTGAGCCGAGCAGCAGCCGGTGCGCCCGAGCGCGGAGACGCGGTGAGCGGAACGGCAGCACCCGGGCCTCGCCGGGCAGTCGGCTGGCCCCGGTACTGCACAGCAGCAGCGCTGCCGCGCGCCGACCGAGTTCGGGGCGGTCGGCGGCGGCCATGATGGTCATGCCGCCCATGGAGTGCCCGCCTATGACGGCCCGTTCGCCCTCGTCCAGGGTGGCGTCGAGCACGGCACACAGATCGTCGGCGAGCGCGTGGGTGCTGTATCCGCCGGGTGCGGCGGGGGAACGGCCGTGCCCCCGCTGGTCGTAGACGATCACCCGGTGACCGTCGGCGGCCAGCTTCCGTATCACCGGCGCCCAGAAGACGGTGGAGCAGGTCCAGCCATGTGCCAGCACTATGGCCGGTCCGTTCTCCGGCCCATGGGTCTCGGCGTGCAGCCGCGCCCCGTCGGCGGAGGTCACGGTCAGCTCCCGGGCCGGGGCGGGAGGAGCGTAGGGGCCGCTGGATATATGTATGAGACGGCTCATGCGGCGGCCTCCCGCTGCTGGGCACCCTGCCGCGCCGCGGCTCGCAGTACCTCGTACTCCTCAAGGCGGACCTCCTTGGTCACCTTGCGGAACTCGGAGGTGGTGCCCGGCCACACCGTCGTATTGCGGCCGTTGGCGTCCAGGTACCAGCTGTCGCAGCCGCCGGTGTTCCAGACGGTGCGCTTCATACGTTCCTGGAGGTGCTGGTTCCAGGCGCGCACCGCGGCAGGGCGGGCGTCCAGGGCGACCTTGCCGCCGAGGGTGTCCAGCTGCCGCACGAAGTCGACCATGTAGTTCAGCTGGGCCTCGATCATCAGGATCATCGAGCTGTTGCCGAGCCCGGTATTGGGGCCGATGATCGTCAGGAAGTTGGGGAAGCCCGCCGCGCTCGCTCCGCGCAGCGCTTCCATTCCTTCCTTCCACTCCTCGGCCAGGGTCGTCCCGTTGGCACCCTTGACCTTCTTCGCGATCGGCATGTCGGTGACATGGAAGCCGGTGCCGAAGATGATCGCGTCGGCCTCGGTCTCGGTGCCGTCGGCGGCGACCAGGGTGCTGCCGCGGACCTCCCGCAGCCCGGAGGCGACGAGGTCGACATTCTCCTTGGTCAGCGCCGGGTAGAAGTCATTGGAGAGCAGGATCCGCTTACAGCCGATGCGGTAGTCCGGGGTGAGCTGCCGCCGCGTCTGCGGGTCCTTGATGACCCGCTTCATATGCGCGGCGGCGAGCCGCTGTACCAGCCCCAGTTCGGCCGGCCGCTTGGTAAAGGCGCTGACCTGGAGCTCCCGGATGCCCCACAGGAGCTGGCGGCGGAGATAGCGGGTGGCGGGGAGCATGGTGTGCAGCCAGCGCTCCACACCGGTGATCCTGCGGTCCACCCGTGGCATCACCCAGGCCGGGGTGCGCTGGAAGAGGGTGAGCCGTCCAACGGTGGGCTGGATGGCCGGGACGATCTGGATCGCCGAGGCACCCGTGCCGATCATGGCGATCCGCTTGCCACGCAGATCGTAGTCGTGGTCCCACTGCGCGGAGTGGAAGACCTTCCCCTTGAAGCCGTCCAGCCCGGGAATGTCGGGGATCTTCGGATCGGAGAGCGGGCCGGTGGCGGACACCACCAGGTCCGCGGTCAAGGTCCCCTGCCCGGTCTCGATGACCCAGTGCAGTTCGTCGGTGTCCCAGGTGAGCTGCTGTACCTCGCAGTTGAAGCGGATGTGCTGCCGCAGCCCGAAGGTGTCGGTGACCCGCTCCAGATACGCCCGAATGTGTGGCTGCCCGGAGAAGCTCCGTGGCCACTGCGGGTTGGGTGCGAAGGAGAAGGAGTAGAGATGTGAGGGCACGTCGCAGGCACAGCCCGGATAGCTGTTGTCGTGCCAGGTGCCGCCGACCGCCTCCCGGCGTTCCAGCACCACGAAGTCCGTGATGCCCGCGCGGCGCAGCCGCACGGCGGCGCCCAGGCCGCCGAATCCGGATCCGATCACCGCCACCCGTACATGCTCATGCTCACGCTCGGCCATGCCGCCGCCTCCCGAGTTCTCTTCGGTGCCACCGACCATGCCAGCAATCACTGGCGCAATCGCAGCGTAGGGCAGCGGCGTACTGGTGGGTAGGGGCTGTGCGGTGAAAAGTTACCGCCGGTTGCACCCCCGGCCCCCGTCCCTCTTCCGGCATAGGCTAATGATGTGGGGACCTCCGAGGAGCACAAGCAGCAGACCAGCAGTAACAGCACGACCAGCGGCACCGCCGAGCGTGAGTACCGCGCACCCGAACTCGCCGAAGCCGCCGGAATCACCACCCGTACGCTGCGCTTCTACCGCGAGCGCAAGCTGGTGCCGCCACCCCGCCGGGAAGGCCGGATCGCCTGGTACAGCGACCACCACCTCGCCCGGCTGCGCACCATCGGCGCCCTGCTCACCCGAGGCCATACCCTGGGCGGAATCGCCGAGATCCTTGCCGCCTTCGAGAAGGGCCGCGATTCCCGCAGCGCCGCCGAACTGCTGGGCCTGGCCCACACCCTGACCCCGCCCTTCTCGGAGGAGACCCCGGTCCGGCTCACTCCCGAGGAGCTGGCCGCGCACTTCCCCGGCGAGGACTCCGCAGAGAATCTGTCCGCCTGCCTTGATCTTGGCTACCTCGCGGTGGACGGCGATGAGCTGGTCCACGTCAGCCAGCGTCTCCTGGATGCCTCGTCCGCGCTGGTCGGGGAGGGGATTCCGCTCTCCGCCGTGCTGGACGCGGGCCGGGAGGTCCGTACCCATGTCGAGGCCATCGCCACGGTATTCGCGGACCTCATCCGTGAGCGGCTGCTGGCCAGCGGCCGGGACCCGGAACGTATCGCCGAGGCCGTGGACCGCCTCCGCCCGTACGCCAAGCAGGTCGTCGACGCGGAGCTGTCCATGGCCCTGGACCGCCGGGTACGCACGGAACTGGACGCCTGGCTCCAAGACCAGGCCCACGGCCCCAAGGAACCCTAGCCGCCAGGACCCCCCGGAACCGGGGCTGCGCCCCGGGGCCCCGGGGTTGGCCGGGTGCGGGCCCCACCCCCGTTGTGGGCACTCGGGCCTCCCCCAGACTTCGTCCGGGGGGACCCCCAGAGGGGCGGCACGGGTGGGCACAACGGGGCCTGGGGGCGGAGCCCCCAGTTTCGGGAAGGGGCCGGGTTAGGGGAGAACTCACCCGGCTGCCGGAGGCCCGCACGCGCCCGGCTACGCCGCTCCGGCCAAGTCGAACGTCACCGTGACCGGCGCATGGTCGCTCCACCGTGCCGTGTGGCTGGGCGCCCGCTCCACCTCGGCCTTCAGCGCCCGCTTCGCCAGGCCGCCCGTCGCCACCTGATAGTCGATCCGCCAGCCGCTGTCGTTGTCGAAGGCGCGGCCACGGTAGGACCACCAGGAGTACGGGCCCGCCTGGCCGGGGTGGAGCTGGCGTACGACATCGACATAGCCGCCGTCGGTCTCGGTGAAGATCCGGGACATCCACTCCCGCTCCTCCGGCAGAAACCCGGCGTTCTTGCGGTTGGCCTTCCAGTTCTTCAGGTCGGCCTCCTGGTGGGCGATATTCCAGTCGCCGCAGACCAGCACCTCGCGGCCGTCGGCCGCCGCGCGCTCCCGGAGCTCCTTGAGATAGGGGAAGAAGGCAGCCATAAAGCGTTCCTTCTCCTCCTGCCGCTCGGTGCCGACCTCACCGGAGGGGAGGTAGAGGCTGGCGACCGTCACACCTGGAAGGTCGGCCTCCAGATAGCGGCCGGACTCTTCGAACTCCGTCACCCCGAAGCCCACCCGCACCCGGTCCGGCTCCCGGCGGGTGAGCAGGGCCACGCCCGCCCGGCCTTTGGCGGCGGCCGGCGCGTAGGAGACATGCCAGCCGTCCGGCTCGCGCACCTCATCGGCGAGCTGATGCGGTTCGGCGCGGACCTCCTGGAGGCAGATCACATCCGCCTCGGTGGCCGCCAGCCACTCCGCATAGCCCTTCTTGGCCGCGGCTCGCAGCCCATTCACGTTTACGGACGACACCTTGAACATTCCGGCACCATACCTACGATGCAGGAATGCAGATTGTGACCGCGGGTTACGACCACCCCGACGCACAGAAGCTCGACGCCGAAGTGCAGCTGGAGTACGCCGAGCGCTATGCGAGCGGGGGCGATATCTCCCCATTGAGCCCGGAAATGTTCGAGCCCCCGAACGGTCTGTTTGTGCTGGTGTACGACGACTCGGGGCGGCCGGTCGGCACCGGTGGCTGGCGGAGCCAGGAGCGTAACGGCGAGGGCTACTCGGACGGTGATGCCGAGATCAAGCGGATGTACGTCATACCCGGGGCCCGTGGCCAGGGTCTGGCCCGGAAGATCCTCGCCGTGCTGGAGGAGAGCGCACGGGCGGCGGGACGCGTCCGGATGGTCCTGGAGACCGGCATCAAGCAGCCTGAGGCAATAGAGCTGTACACCTCCAGCGGCTACGAGCCCGTCAAGAAGTTCGGCTTCTATCGCGACTACGACGACTCCCGCTGTTTCGCCAAGCTGCTGTAAAGGACACCCTCCGGCTGCCGCGCCACGCATAACCAGCCCCCGAAGCTGGCAAGACTGTGGGGGATCGATGGGCCCGCCCGTGTTGTATTCGTGAGGAAGGTCAGACTGCCACGTGGATGAGCAGCTCCAGCACCACTACACACAGCTCGCGGACACCTACGACGACACGTGGGGCCACCGCCCCGCGTACCTGGACTGGATGGAGGAACACATCAGCCGTCGGCTGCGCGTCAGCCCCGGGGAGTGGATCGCCGACATCGGAGCGGGCACCGGCCTGTTCCTGCGCCGTCTGCTGCCGTACGCGACGGAGCAAACCCCGGTGGTATGCGTCGACCCTTCGGCGGCGATGCTCGCCCGGCTGCCACAGGACCCTCGCCTGCACCCGGTTCAGGCCACGGCGGAGGAGTTGGCCGCGGGGCAGGTGGAGCTGCCGTGCGACACCGTTGACGCTCTCGTGATCAAGGAGGCGGTGCACCACTTCACCGACCTGGACCACACCCTGGTGGGTCTGGCCGACCAGCTGTCCGCCGACGGCCGCGTCCTCATTGTGACGCTTCCGCCGCAGCTCAAGTATCCGCTCTTTCAGACGGCGCTGGACCGCTTCGCCGCCGGCCAGCCCGAGCCCGAGTCGGTCGCCGCCGCACTGCGCAAGGCGGGGCTGAAAGCGACCACCACCATCGAGGAGTTTCCCGTCTCCATTGAACGGGACCGCTGGCTACGGCTGGTAGCCAACCGCTGGATGTCCGTGCTGTCCACGTTCTCCGACACCGAGCTCAGCAGCGGCCTGGAGGAGATCGCCGAGGAACACCCCAGCCCCCAGCTGGAGTTCCCGGACCGCTTCGCCTTCATCCTCGGTCACCGCTGATTGCCCGTTCGTATCATTTACATCGTTCGTCTCGTTCGTCTCGCTTGACTCGTTTGGCTCGTTCGCCTCATTTACCCAGCCCGGCGATGGTTTCCGCACCGGGGAGCTCGCCCAGTGCGCTGCCGGGCACGATGAGCTTGCCGCGGCGCAGACCGCTGCCGATCAGAACATGGGGGGTCGCGGTGACGGCCTCATCGACCAGCAGGGGCCAGTCACCGGGCAAGCCGATGGGCGTGATGCCGCCGTATTCCATGCCGGTCTCGGCGACAGCCATATCCATGGCGGCGAACGACGCCTTGCGGGCGCCGAGGTGTTTGCGGACCGTCCTGTTGACATCGAGCTGGGTGGTCGCGAGCACGACGCATGCGGCGAGCGTGGTCTGCTGACCACGCTTGGCCGCGACCACCACACAGTTCGCGGAGACGTCGGCCGCTACGTCATAGGCCTCGCAGAAGGCCGCGGTGTCGGCCTTGTCCGGGTCGGTGTCCACGACAAGCACCGACTCCACCGGCGCCGCGGCCGCCCACTTCTCCAGCGCGTCGGCCACGGGGCGTGCCACCAGTTCGGGCCGCCGCACCGCTGGCCACGCGCCCTCGAAGGAACCGAAGGGAGTGCTGAGGGGGCTGTCCATCCGCCGAGTTTAGCCAGCGGCTTACCACGCCCGGCCGTATGGGCGCATCCCCCGACTTGGATCGTCGTTGATCGAACGTGATCACAGATGACAACGAGGTGCCGTTGTTCGACCCGGAGCGGGATCTGGTCGTACTGCCCGGGGCGCCGGGGCATACCCACCCGGCGGCTGGGCGTGTCGTGGACGCCCTGGAGCAGGTACGGTCCCGGATTCTCACGGAGCGGCTGTACAAGGTGGGGACGCTCCGGACAGGGCCGAGCAGTGACCCCTACCCCGTGATGCCCGCTGTCGCAGCACTGCACCGGCGGGCCGAGCCGGCGCTGCGGCGCCGGGCGCAGACGGCCGTGGCCTGCCTGGAGCAGCTGATCCAGCGGTACCCGGATGACCCGGAACTCCAGGATTTCCTCGATGTGCCACCGGTGCTGCACCGGTGGATTCTGCGGCATCCGGCTCCGGAGCAGCTGCGGGTCGACTTCTGCCGGCTGGATCTGCTCGGTGACACGCTGAGCTCGACGCGGGTCCTGGAGTTCAACGCGAGCAGCCCGGGTGGAGTCGTCTCCTCCGGGATGCTCAATCGCTTCTGCCGTCAGTCCTCGCTCGGCACACTGCTGGCCGAGTGGGAGGTGCCCCAGGCTCCGTTCGAACGACCGGGGTGGTTCGCCGACTGGCTGATCGACTACGGGCGGGTACGGGGAGTGCGCGAGGACGAGAG
This window harbors:
- a CDS encoding YbaK/EbsC family protein — protein: MDSPLSTPFGSFEGAWPAVRRPELVARPVADALEKWAAAAPVESVLVVDTDPDKADTAAFCEAYDVAADVSANCVVVAAKRGQQTTLAACVVLATTQLDVNRTVRKHLGARKASFAAMDMAVAETGMEYGGITPIGLPGDWPLLVDEAVTATPHVLIGSGLRRGKLIVPGSALGELPGAETIAGLGK
- a CDS encoding GNAT family N-acetyltransferase, whose amino-acid sequence is MQIVTAGYDHPDAQKLDAEVQLEYAERYASGGDISPLSPEMFEPPNGLFVLVYDDSGRPVGTGGWRSQERNGEGYSDGDAEIKRMYVIPGARGQGLARKILAVLEESARAAGRVRMVLETGIKQPEAIELYTSSGYEPVKKFGFYRDYDDSRCFAKLL
- a CDS encoding flavin-containing monooxygenase; the protein is MAEREHEHVRVAVIGSGFGGLGAAVRLRRAGITDFVVLERREAVGGTWHDNSYPGCACDVPSHLYSFSFAPNPQWPRSFSGQPHIRAYLERVTDTFGLRQHIRFNCEVQQLTWDTDELHWVIETGQGTLTADLVVSATGPLSDPKIPDIPGLDGFKGKVFHSAQWDHDYDLRGKRIAMIGTGASAIQIVPAIQPTVGRLTLFQRTPAWVMPRVDRRITGVERWLHTMLPATRYLRRQLLWGIRELQVSAFTKRPAELGLVQRLAAAHMKRVIKDPQTRRQLTPDYRIGCKRILLSNDFYPALTKENVDLVASGLREVRGSTLVAADGTETEADAIIFGTGFHVTDMPIAKKVKGANGTTLAEEWKEGMEALRGASAAGFPNFLTIIGPNTGLGNSSMILMIEAQLNYMVDFVRQLDTLGGKVALDARPAAVRAWNQHLQERMKRTVWNTGGCDSWYLDANGRNTTVWPGTTSEFRKVTKEVRLEEYEVLRAAARQGAQQREAAA
- a CDS encoding SDR family oxidoreductase, producing MRRWSLEGQVAVVTGGARGVGELLARKLAARGAKIALIGLEPDQLKKVSGALDTDSHYWHADVTDHVAMEQVALEVKDRFGKVDVVVANAGVAQGGPFLDSDPASWRRVIEVNLIGGAVTGRAFLPVLMESRGYFLQIASLAAMTPAPMMTAYCASKSGVEAFAHSLRAEVGYKGVRVGVGYLSWTDTDMVRGADEDEVMRDLRKRLPWPSNKTYPLGPAIDRIVAGIERRSHHVYAQGWLRGMQSIRGYLPPVIGSVGQREMARFEPRFAATRGSRAGLVGAGGEADERERGGGA
- a CDS encoding MerR family transcriptional regulator — its product is MTTRTLRFYRERKLVPPPRREGRIAWYSDHHLARLRTIGALLTRGHTLGGIAEILAAFEKGRDSRSAAELLGLAHTLTPPFSEETPVRLTPEELAAHFPGEDSAENLSACLDLGYLAVDGDELVHVSQRLLDASSALVGEGIPLSAVLDAGREVRTHVEAIATVFADLIRERLLASGRDPERIAEAVDRLRPYAKQVVDAELSMALDRRVRTELDAWLQDQAHGPKEP
- a CDS encoding alpha/beta fold hydrolase, with protein sequence MSRLIHISSGPYAPPAPARELTVTSADGARLHAETHGPENGPAIVLAHGWTCSTVFWAPVIRKLAADGHRVIVYDQRGHGRSPAAPGGYSTHALADDLCAVLDATLDEGERAVIGGHSMGGMTIMAAADRPELGRRAAALLLCSTGASRLPGEARVLPFRSPRLRARAHRLLLGSRAPMGPVTPISKKAVKYATMGPGSAPDKVEACARIVHACPRTVRAAWGAVLGDLDLAARIPELTAPTAVIIGTQDRLTPIVHARELAAALPDCAGLHELAGLGHMTPIEAPEAVTDVLGGLVREHLAATDAGRDTERDMERGSERDVERGSEPDVAKEAGKP
- a CDS encoding class I SAM-dependent methyltransferase — translated: MDEQLQHHYTQLADTYDDTWGHRPAYLDWMEEHISRRLRVSPGEWIADIGAGTGLFLRRLLPYATEQTPVVCVDPSAAMLARLPQDPRLHPVQATAEELAAGQVELPCDTVDALVIKEAVHHFTDLDHTLVGLADQLSADGRVLIVTLPPQLKYPLFQTALDRFAAGQPEPESVAAALRKAGLKATTTIEEFPVSIERDRWLRLVANRWMSVLSTFSDTELSSGLEEIAEEHPSPQLEFPDRFAFILGHR
- a CDS encoding exodeoxyribonuclease III, which produces MFKVSSVNVNGLRAAAKKGYAEWLAATEADVICLQEVRAEPHQLADEVREPDGWHVSYAPAAAKGRAGVALLTRREPDRVRVGFGVTEFEESGRYLEADLPGVTVASLYLPSGEVGTERQEEKERFMAAFFPYLKELRERAAADGREVLVCGDWNIAHQEADLKNWKANRKNAGFLPEEREWMSRIFTETDGGYVDVVRQLHPGQAGPYSWWSYRGRAFDNDSGWRIDYQVATGGLAKRALKAEVERAPSHTARWSDHAPVTVTFDLAGAA